From the Glycine max cultivar Williams 82 chromosome 11, Glycine_max_v4.0, whole genome shotgun sequence genome, the window CACATAAGGAAAAATGgtctataaatgaattaatgaccatgtgtgttcaggaagaagaaaagCTTGTAATGGAGATGGGTGAGAGTGCATTGCTTACAACTGCTTGTAGGAAGAATAAAACAACTAGGTCTCAAGCTAATAAGAAGGGGAATGATAAAATACCACCTCAAGATGATATTAAGAAGGTGACAAAGTGTTTCTTTAGTAAGAAGAAGGGACACACGAAGAAGAATTGCCCCAAATTCCATAAAtggcttgagaagaaaggtaaatcaattTCATCAGTAtcttatgaatctaatatggctagtgttaatattaacaccagGTGGATTGATTTTGGATCTACAATCCATATTGCAAATTATTTACAAGGtatgcaaaacctaaggaaaccaGTGGGGAGTGAGCAAAACATTTTATCAGGCAATAAGCTAGGCTTACCTGTGCAGGCtattggaacttgcattttaactttaagtaatgactttattttgaaattagcaAGGACTTTTTATGTGCCAAGTTTTTCCCCAAACTTGATTTATGTTTCTAGACTCGTACCttttggatattcctttaattttaaagacacatcatttgagttattttataattctgaatGTGTTGGTAATGATATCTTGTATGATGatctttatcttcttggtttacaaaatGATGTCACTTATAGTTCAATGCATGTTCAAAATGGTATTAAAAGGTAATGAGAATTCCTCTAGATGTAGAAAACACATtgttttctacatcggtcctAAGCAAGCCACCGTCTTTGAAAAGTCATTATTGACAACGTTGCTGATGTCATCAACGACTTAGAAAATGTACAATCTACAACATTGCTACCTTGACCACCGATGTAACAAACACGTGTTTCCACATCAGTGTTGAGGTAAGCACCAATGTAGAAATATGTAATTTCTACAACATTGCTTACGTCAGTACCGTCTTAGAAATTACATATTTCTACATCGGTGCTTACGTCAACaccgatgttaaatgttgaATTAcctgtaattaaattttaggttaattaaatCGATATTACAATATTATCAATATtgctaataatcaataaatattattatataataagaaaatcaatatttataattacaatattatatatgttactaataatcaataaatataattacataatatGAAAAGCTGTATTTATAATTACAACATTATCTATATTAGTAATAatcaacaaatataattataaaatatgcaaTAATAGTTTCTATATGCACAGAAAGTGTAGATAATTAAGCATTCAAGAAAATGATTATGTAGACACCAAATAAGATAGTTTCTACTTGTGCAGCCATGAGATGGCATCTGCAATGAACTTTCACTCATCATCTTCATCGTTATTGGCGGCATCTAGAGTTGAGAGCCGCCACGCGTGAAATGAACTTAGGCTTTCTATCCTCATAGGTCAGCTTCTTCAAGTTGTACCTGCAGAAAGAGGCAGATACTTTGAGGAACACTCTCCTATCAGTAGATATACCAAAAACTTATGTTACCAATCCAAAACTTCTAAAAGTCAAACAAAACCATAAGGGTCACACCCAATATAGCACATAAACTTCTAAaagtcaaacatatatatatatatatatatcagttaTGGAAAATACTTTCCTAAGTCCTAACCTGATTTTAGATAAGGCGTTCCAAAAATAAGTCAAATAATTATACCATATTTTACAAAGTCCTCATCTAATAGTAATTTCAATAACAAGTTGCTTTGTGCGGGTACTTAAAATTTCAAGCACTTCTGGCAAGGGGATAaaacaagatataaaaataagacACGTCCGAAGATGCAACAACCTATTACTGGATAGAAATCTCAaaccttaaaagaaaaaaaaaagaaaaaaggacaaGTACAATTTAAAACAACCTGCTGTGGGGTTCCTTCAAAGAGCTTGCCACATGATAAGCTGAAAAAAGTGTCTCCAGTAAAAATTTCCCCAGATCCAGGAAAATAGAAGCTTATATGGCTTGCATAcagtataaataaaaagaacactAGAAAAATGAGACACATAAAAGAAACcagatatttttaatacttcacaatattaagaagaattactaATGCAAATAGGGCATGAATGTGACCTTGGGTGTGACCAGGAGTGTCCATTACATGCACCTTATGGCCAGCAAACATCCACTTATCACCATCGTTCAAGTGGATATCAATGGcaggaatataaaaaatacatcaaaAATTGCTTTTAGAAAATTGCAACATGGAAGTGTTAAGTGGCATAACATAAAAACACACAAAGTAACACTCTAAGAGCAATCACTCTTattcttttaatccataatctgaagtttaattttaaatccactaaatatttagaagaaaaattgtataataaagAATGCACGTGGTCTTATTCacttctttaaaaaattctagACAAAGTTTATGTtaacaaaaatgtattttaataaattgagtttaataaaattgaatgttTTGTAATAAGCTAAGTAtctaagataaatttatttgaaaaaagaaataaagtcacTGAAAGTTAACATGAAGCAGTATGTTCAGCCCCTGAATAAAGTGTGAAGGAACATCTTGGAATTACTGCACTATTGCACTTAAACCTATTCATCACAAAAGTCATAACTGGTTACAAAAACGATTTTTTCATGATTTGCTTAATTCCCTAATTTCCAATTAAGTTTTCTTGTGATTTTGATGTCTTCACTGAAGTTGAGATCAATGCATGAAGATCCAGATTACAATCATTATAACTTTCATTGCAACTAAATgaattgaagaaattaaaataggtGATTATAATAAACATCTAGTTTGCTTATCCCAttccataaaataaataaaaaagtaaatatccCCTGCCAATATGAAGATAGTGATGGAAAAGAGTATGGATGCAGATACCTTCACCCATTAGAAACAAAGGCTAAACTTGAAAAGGCAAATTGTAGATTAGAGTATTCGATACTGATGAAGCATTTGCATAAGATATTTATACTGCAAAGCCAAATATCAGATGTCTAACAACttcaaaattcataaataaattattttaaaacaccaAATGGGAGGTGATGTAAATGTGTTTACATCATTTTAGATTAGTGGCATTTATCAGGTTCTAAAGCTGCTAAGCTGATATTAAAATTGAGATAGATGTAAATTTGTTTACATCATTTCAGATTAGGGACAAATCTCAGTTGAGAATATTACTTAGTTAGCTAAAGTTTGGCCCAATAACAATGATGTATGTAATAGAAGGACAAGATAATGTCCACACAAACAAACCATCAAAAAAGGAATTAAGGGACAAAGTAGAGAAACTAATGCAAAAAGTCCTGCAAATAAAGAGGAAAGACACAAAGATGCTCAAATCAATTTCATTTCCAATAATACAATATGATTAAGGtcataattcttttttaggGTTCTACGAATTTGATACCAAAACCATTTCTCTGTGACTACACGCAAATCCTAGCAACATGTATTATTTACCATCTGTAGATCACGACTCCCAGATGTACTCTTAACTAGATGGGGTCGTGCACGAATATCATAGATAACTGGCCTTTCAAACCACGAAATTATGAAGTGAGTTCCTTTAGGATAGACCTACATGTTAACCAACAAATCAATTTTACTCCCAACACCATAACAGAACTTAAACAATGGCCAGACACTTATAAGTGATAAGAAATCGACTGAGAAGGTAAATAGCTCTTCTGACATATGTTGTATAGAACAGACACAAAAATTGGATAACTCAAGGCACTACATGCAGTCCTGCCATTAAATAATATGAACAGACAAAATTAGGATTACTATAAGACAAGCCCAACCAACCTCTGAgccaattttgaaaagaaatgcGGGATCAACCAGCATTCGATTGCGAAGCATAGAGCATAATCACAACTTTGAAAGAATGGGGAAAATGTATGAACATATACAAACAATACCTACAAATCCAAATAGCAATAGGGTTTCTGATTCCGAGAAAAATTCCATTGATGAGCTGAAGAAGCTCCTGAAAGAGGAATTAGAGGATGAGGAGGTTTCCATCTGGGGCGTCCCTCTCTTGAAGGATGATAGGACTGATGTCATTCTCCTCAAGTTTGTTAGAGCGTGGGAGCTCAAAACACTCTCCGATGGAGGAAGGACTTCAACATCAATGCCCTTTTGGATGAAGATCTGGGTGACGACTTGGAGAAGGTGGTGTTCATGCACGGACACGGTAGAGAAGGCCATCCCATCTGTTACAACGTCTACGACGAGTTCCAGAACAAGGACCTCTACCACAAGGCCTTGTCCTCTCAGGATAATCAAAAAAAGTTTCTCTGATGGCATATTCAGTTGTTGGAGCACATTATTTGACACCTCGAGGATAATGAAGAAGAAGCTACAGTGTTTCACGAAACGCACACTAGGGTTCAAGCGGTTCACGAAATGAGACACTAGGGTTCACGTTTTGGACGATGAAGAAGTGAGGGTTTGAGAATAAGAAGGGGAATGAGGAAGGTGCACTACCTAGTTAGGTATGTAAACTCCAGCGAAGAGGAAGGGGCACGATGAGAAGAGGAAGGGgcgcgagaaaaaaaaaagtttactcCAGAGAAGAGGAAGGggcatgagaaaaaaaaagtttactcCAAAGAAGAGGAAGGGGCgcgagaaaaaaatgaagtttacGACAGTCCCTTTGtaaagaatgactttgaataTCATATCTTAAAGACGGGTTTGAAAAAACCgcctttgaaaaatattttaaatacggTTTTACAATGACCGTCCTTGAAAGATTgtgattatttacaaaaataccacGCATTTTGGAAGACGACGATTTTTCTTGGACCGCCCTTGATGTAGTGTTGTAATAGCATTGTTTTATAGTAGTGATAGCCCTCGAGCCTCAAGAACAAGATGCGTAGAGCCTAAGTTGCGAGGATCAGATTACGATCCAACCTAGAGGGTACACAACCAACTAACCATAAACACAAGGTGCATAGAGGTTAAGTTGCGAGATTCAGATTATGATCTAACCCAAGAGTACATAGCCCTCAAGCCTAAAAGGAAAAGAGGCTAAATTAGGATCAACAATGaattagatataaatataattcaaaatacCGACCTAAAGGTTACACATAGGTTAGGTTGGTTGGCATATGATGTGATGGGCCAAGGGCTGAGGTCAAGCCAAAGACGACCGAAAGGTACACATAGGCCCCCCTGGCCTCAAACGTAGTAGTGCAAAGAGGCTAAAGCATTGGGAATTGTTGACATGTGTATGTCTCGACCTATTATCGAGAGGATACCAATCCCGTAGCCTCAAGCGTAGTAGTGTAAAGAAGCTAATGTATGAGTTAAACAAAATTCCTTGATCAACATATGAACCATAGAAACTACCTTAATTGATGATATGAATAGGCACATTAGTGATGAAATGTACTTGTACCCTCCAAATTGGATCGTATTCTGATCCATACAAATTAGCCTCTACGTAGCTAGTGCTTAAGGCTAGAGGGTTGTGTACCCTCTAAATCAAATCATATTTTGATCCATACAAATTATCCTCTACACACCTAGTGTTTGAGGTTAAGGGGTTGTGCAACCTTCGGATCGGATCAAATCGTATTCTGATCCCCTCCATCAAAATGGGCCTTGGCCTAAGTCAATTGACATTGAGTGATTTGCATCCGATCACAATTAACTAGCACACATAATCATATAAATAAGCTTTTCAGGATATGATGGAAGGTTTTGAAATGCCATAAATGACCCGACCATTGAATATGGGAAAATACGTGTTATAAGACAATAATAAATTACTTCCCTCTCTAATCTAGGAAAACAAGTTAAGCTTTACACCTCACGAGTGTTTTGGATTAGGTCATCTCCGATATAAGGAAGCCTTTTCTGGAACACTTTGGCACCCACTATGGGAATGGGTGAAACATTTCCCAACACCCTTTGTTGCTTTGTGTCTTTCGTGTTCTAAACGATGAACAACAATGATGAGAACTACGATGAGGTAGCCACTCTACCGCTCATTCATAGTCAAAGCATCAAACCTAGGCCTTCCACCTCTCGGTTGATCTCAAACAACACAATATCCACTGTGATCATTACTAATCAATCGATTCATCACTCTGAGCATTAAGATAAGCATTCTCTGATCTCTCAATCGATAACTTTGATACGTACACTTTCTTTTgaatacatataaattaagtGAGAGTTGATTTTACCATTTTCTTTGATACGTAcactttatctttttattttgattaaggATCTGGTCTCTATTACACGAGATCTAAGAGTGGTCGTTCAAGGTGGATATCGAGGCCCGCGTCATCACCACCACGATCTCCAAAATTAATAGGTTGCGGACGGTTATAAAACTGAGGTGAGGGAATTGGAAACGAAACCGCTATTCAACTCCGGCGATGGATCTGCCCTGACAGAAAAAGGAATGGTGGAGATGGAAGCTAACATAATGGATGGTCCAAAACGACGATGCTGCGCTATTTCGGATCTTACCACCGTTAAGAACCCGATCTCGCTCGCTCGTTTGGTTATGGACAAATCCCCACATTCCTACGTCGCCTTCTCAGGCGCCGAAGATTTTGCTAGACAACAGATttgtaattataattgtaatttcaacgtgattttaatcattttacctttttctcGTCTCCATATCTAAACGgggtattaaaaccaaaaacaaactttGATTTTGCCTTTCTTCTCATTGGCCAACGAGGGTAATCTCTCAATGGTTGGAAATAAGAAAGTTCCTATTGAAGGATATCTTAATGACAAATGGTATCAAACAATTAAAAGTAAtagaataatcaatttttttttcaaaattactccACAATTAAAAGTATATGTTTCTTTCATCTCAAAGCCTTCTATTatcttttatctctcttttagtttgtgaaaaaaaaaattaaaaataatgtttaaaaagttaattaattatattattaattaataattaaaaatcatataattgaaTCTTCATGGTGCTTTTGAATGCGGATTCTCATAAAGCTTGTTAAATACTACCTTTGGTATTGAttataaggaagaaaaaaaagacattttatatttgttaagaTTAGTTAGcttcattaaattttgttattttcaattaaaaataattttttctaaactatcattcattgaaatttgatatcaaacataaaataatggataaataatcatttttgtctCTTAATGTATAAAGCGCTACAAAAttcgtttttaaaatattaaaattcaaattttagtccccGAAAGtgaaaaagtgcgacaaattcaTTCATTCGTTAATTTTCATCTGTCACCGTTAATGAAAGAGCCTACATAGTTGATGAATATATTGAAACAAAATGTCACTAAGTTTCCATTAGACCAAAATGTGAGTTTTCATTGAACTAATTTGTCAGACtccaaatttcatttcatttaagggtaacatataatttaatcttcatttttCCTCCCCGTCCCTCCCCACTTTTTATCGTTTCAagtataacattacaataagtactttaaaaaaatagaaaaacaagcaTAAGTTAGACAAAACATaacaataaacataatattggtTAATAAGCATAACGTATCTGTTgctctaaaatttctattgCGACAACATTAGGTAGTGATAAAATTAAGTTGGATCTcattttttgtaagaattaacTTAATGGTTGTGTATTTTTGTTTGAGTCTCATATTTTATATAAGGTATTATTACATTAGAAATTTAAGAGCAATGGACAAATTAtgcttattaataaatattatgttcATTATTATGTTCattattaaagttatatttGCAACGATAAAAAGGGGGAGTGGAAAGatgaagattaaaatatattttattcttaaatgaaatttttttttaacaaattattcCAATGGAAACTTATTAACATTTTGGTCTAATGAAAACTTACTTAcattttggttaaattgattcAACAGACATGTTGGCAATCATTTTTGTCGCATTTTCATCCCTCCGAGCCACATAGGCTCTTTCATTAATGGTAATAGATGGAAGTTAACGGATGAAtgaatttgtcgcacttttttcactttcagagactaaaatttgaatttccgtTGTTTGGAGATGAATCTGTTACTGTTCTATACATTTACGgacgaaaatgactatttaccctaAAATAATTCTTAGCCTTATTAAATGAAAACTATtttagagagtttttttttttaaaaaaataagacgtaagtgaaattaatttatatttaagaaaaaaaataaaagatttttattgCTTGCAACCATACCGGAGGGAGTATTTTTGCATTTTGCAGTGCATGTGGgcaaataaattagttttataatcttttggaaattttcttttctaagtTTACTTTACATTTATTTAGAAACTTAATCATGGAATGCAGTTGCCTGAAGATTAACCCCACCTAGTATTGCCATTGctttcataatccatatgatTTGATGTGTTTTTATTTGTCAAAAAACACTGTAGATGGATACATTAgatgtattatttaattatttatttggcaAAAACTTATTCCTGAAATtagtaaaatttgattttttttttttgtgagccttttttttaattgattgatttttaataattttgaatcgtataacaatgattaaataattaatagcaacaattatttaattgatttggtCGGTTTCGTTATTGCTATTGATTGTGATTCCTTATCATAATtcttaattatgtatttttaccctttgatttttatatatatatatatatatatatatatatatatatatatatgtgtgtgtgtgtgtgtgtgtgcgcgtgCGTGTGTGGTGTGTGGGTGGGTGTATGTGTGTGGGTGTGTATTTGTACTTCATAATTAGAAAAGGTTTCTGAAAGTGACCTATTTCAaaacacttaaataaaatgtattcTTTAATCTATCTTTCTAGGTTAATGAGAGGACCTTTTTTTATCTTAGTCTATTATGCatattatttctaatatttatgGATTGAGTCATTATGACATATCAAAATATTCTCTCATATATGAAGGATTTGGATACATGATTGTCTCCAATGTTAGTCTTACGACACATTTATTATTCCGAGACTAAATGGATCAAACACTTATATACTAAAACAAACAGATCAAATAAAGTCCAACCAAGGAAATGCATGGTCGCATAATTCAATCCGAAGGATACATAACCTTCAAGTCTCAAGCATAAGGTGAGGCTAAATTGTGAGATCAAATTGTGATCCGATCGGAAGGATAAATAGTCCTTGAACCTCAAGCACAACATGCATCAATGCTAAGTTATGAGGATCGAATTATAATTCGACCCAAAAGATATATAGCCCTCAATCTTCAAACACAACCACTACTGCATAAACGTTATtgtacatcggttatttgattaatacaacatcgattattaacTGTTGTCGTAACAGATATCATAGAAAAGAACACGTTTACGACGATGGTTTTTaacgaccgtcttagaatgtgtgaactttctaagacggttgtctCTATGACCATTTTAGAATGTAATATATTCTACGTCGGTCCTATTCACACGACCGATGTAAAATGtgttacattctaagacggttataaaGACAACTGtcttaaaatgtattatttttaaaaaaaatattttttgtacccTCAATTGCCTCATCTATTATTTAAGTAAGTTGCTACTTTCACATGCAGAGCACACCATGCATAGTATAAATTCCAATTGATTAACCAGCAAATAAATAGCAGTCAACAATGCAGATTTCAAATAGTAAAGAAGTTCCTAGAGCAAGGCACATTCAAGTATTACTTTGCAAACCCACCCTCTAGTGAAGTACATAGAACACACCTATGGCAACAGGAATAACAAGAAACAACTGAGCAAGACATTCTCCCAACTGAGCAAGGTTCACCAAGGCATCACTTTGTTGGAATACAAATTTTGAGAAGTTATAAAAGATATCAGAAATTATGTCAATCTTCGGTGGAGTAAAAAGAGCTAGCTCTTACCTGTGATCTGAATTTTGTTTCATGGCTTTGAGTTACACAAAAAATTGCTACAAATGCCATTCTTGGAAGGATCTTCCTTTCCTGTCACAGGATCATAATAAACAGCACGACGCACACACAAGCTGGCAGTTTTTCCATCAAAAAAGTCCCCATACCTTGTGGAAGCAATTGAATATAGTCGAACATTATGAGCAGCCCCAGgtttttttgaattttcaccTTGTGGAGgcaatacttttaaaatttaaacagaataaaaaaattacaaaaaacagtaaatatttttcatttttaataatggCTCTTCTATtatactaaatatatatatatatatatatatatatatatatatatatttatatcaattaattttatttaacttaggattaattaaaatttcaataattttaaattttagtttatctGAAAAGgtaaaacacaatcaatttaacTTTGTGTTAcgatttagatttaaaattaaaattaaaattgagaaaTAACACCTATAAGAAATACAAATAAAACTAAGTACTTAATGCAGAAATCACGTGCTTTAATGATAATGTGAATTGTtcttaaaaaacaatgaaatgcATTTGCATACAAAAGTCATAAAATAGTAGAAACAAACAATGAAATAACTAGTAATAAGTgcatcataaaatattaaatgaaatgcAATAGTAAATAGCCACCTACCGTGTCCTTGTAATCCATAAGTTTGGCCAATCCAAAGTCCCCAACAACAGCCTCAAACTCTTCATCCAGCAATATGTTGGCAGCCTTCACATCACGATGAATAATCTTTGGGTCACAATGATCATGCAAATATGAAAGACCCATTGCAGATCCCAAAGCTACTCTTTTCCGAGTTGGCCAATCCAGGGGTTCTTCATATGGAGGACGCTCTAAAATAAagcaattacaaaattataagaCAATAATAAACATTTAATGACTGAGAATATAACCAGTATGGGTGGGCCAATAATACAAGTAAAATTTTCTTAagcataaaattttcttatatcgTTACTTGGTCgtctcttttttctttgaactTGGGAATTTCTGGAATAAACTTTCCCCAAGAAATAGCCCCCCAAAATAATAAACTTGAGAAtccctttttatataattatgaaCGCCACAGCTCGAGCATCCAACAATTATACTACTTTCATAAGATATATTGTGTTATGTTACGATTTTATATATGGCTAAAATTGGCCGCTTGTTTTTGGTTTATCTCTATTTTTgggatattgaaaaaaaatgtgtatatattCCATTTTGTGGGCATCTATTTTCATCTTATTATGTAgctatcttatttatttatattcctTGCAAATGCTATAGTCTAATTGACCTCGCCTCTATTTGGGTTCCTTAATGTtggatctatttttttttttctttctctatctTATTAagagcttttttctttttcaaattaaagcacttttaaaaattaaatatcaaaattggattgttttaaatattattaatatgaggttttttttttatcattaactgAATCAACTAAGTAGTTTCATTAACGAACTTACTCAATTAAAGTCAAAACAGTCACATGctaataacataatttaattaataattaaaaacaattccATTTAATTTCAAGAGGTGTTTCAGTGTGGTCAATCAACctctttttaagtaattagagTTTGGACTAGTTATTGTTCGTGGGTACTAAGAATTCACGTCATGCTTCGCAtataattcatcaaaagaaactaaGAATAATTATGAACAGCTGAAGACTCAACAGTAACAAAAACTTCCAGATCTAATCAGCctctacatatatatatatatatatatatatatagttcatACGAAAAATTCCTTAGTGAAGATCAAAGCTAAAAAAGTATTTGAATGTAACAAGAAAGAAAggctaaacaaaatttaaatgtcaAGAACATTAATTTTGGAAACAACTGCATAGCAAAATAACAATTGCATAGCAAATTAACCACCAAAAAAGTAGAAATCAACTTATAgcaacaagagagagagagacaaagCAAGCAGAAAGAGTTATACTTATCAGTATCACCGATGGGACATACGCATATATACACTTGGGACACAAATCATGATTTGCCTCTGCATTAAACTCATAACATAGCATAGCCTAACCCAAAACAAATAGCGTTAGCGTATTTAATAATCTAACGTTCAAACAAAAGCTTCCAGCTTTCAAAACTTGCAAAGCTGGCACCAGTAAACTTCAATAGGAATACTTTTAGGACCAATTTCAGTCCAAATAAAAATAGGTATGGTTGGCAAAAGCTTGAATACCTTGCTGTTAAAATAGGTATGGTTGGCATCCTCTCCCCCTTTCCATGtctgcataaaataaaattctctgCACTAATTCAAATAACATACCTATTGTTTCAACTCTATATAAAAATTCGAAGTAC encodes:
- the LOC100777573 gene encoding probable LRR receptor-like serine/threonine-protein kinase At2g23950 isoform X2 yields the protein MQTWKGGEDANHTYFNSKAMLCYEFNAEANHDLCPKCIYAYVPSVILIKRPPYEEPLDWPTRKRVALGSAMGLSYLHDHCDPKIIHRDVKAANILLDEEFEAVVGDFGLAKLMDYKDTVKIQKNLGLLIMFDYIQLLPQGMGTFLMEKLPACVCVVLFIMIL
- the LOC100777573 gene encoding probable LRR receptor-like serine/threonine-protein kinase At2g23950 isoform X1, whose translation is MQTWKGGEDANHTYFNSKAMLCYEFNAEANHDLCPKCIYAYVPSVILIKRPPYEEPLDWPTRKRVALGSAMGLSYLHDHCDPKIIHRDVKAANILLDEEFEAVVGDFGLAKLMDYKDTYCLHKVKIQKNLGLLIMFDYIQLLPQGMGTFLMEKLPACVCVVLFIMIL
- the LOC100777573 gene encoding somatic embryogenesis receptor kinase 1 isoform X3, with product MQTWKGGEDANHTYFNSKAMLCYEFNAEANHDLCPKCIYAYVPSVILIKRPPYEEPLDWPTRKRVALGSAMGLSYLHDHCDPKIIHRDVKAANILLDEEFEAVVGDFGLAKLMDYKDTVWGLF